The Leptodactylus fuscus isolate aLepFus1 chromosome 1, aLepFus1.hap2, whole genome shotgun sequence nucleotide sequence TAAAGGAGTTAAACCGACTAAGCATCTTTCGATACCTACCACTTGTCCTAAAAAGTACTGTCATTAGTTGGAtaacaattttcctgctgacaggctccctttaaacagGGAGACAGCTAGGCTGCAGACAACAGGCACTCACGTAGTGAATTCATGGGTGCACAGTGTGCAACCATGGCTTCTTTTGATATTATCACTGTCATCTCATCTAACGACAAGGCAGTTTTTAAGGAGGAGCAGGGCTGCATACCAGGAGCAAGAGTAGCCTGGCAATAAAGGATTCAGCAGCAAAGTGCAAGACTGGAGGTATAGGGGAAACCTAGCAGTCCATGCATACTGTTTTAATTGTATTGTTGCACCAAATGTCTTGCAATAAAAACTGTCCGCAAGGTTGAGTAGATAAGGTGAATCAGTCAGCAAGCGGCAGCCAAATGGGCCCCACAGGATCACGGGGACCCAACACATACCCTGGTTTACTGAGTGCTGATTCTGGTCCTGCTGTACAATGCAATGTCATTGAAACCATCACTTGTGTTTGTTGCACAATTGTTTTGACATCACTAACATTACAAAATCTATCTTACAGGTAGAATGTCTTTTCCATCAACAACACTTCTGTTGAGTTTGTGGTTGTCCTCTGCCATTGCTTACAAACTTCCTCTTCTGGATGTATCTCTTCTTACTCATGATGATAAAGCCATTCAGAAACCTAATAATTCTCCATTTGGCATTAACTATAAGTGGGAATGGCAATCGCAGGCTAGAATGGATGAAGGAAACCTCAAGCTAGCACGTCTGAGAAGAGAAGCTTTGGATAAAAAGACCAATAAAGGAGATGTCAAGCAAGAGGAAAAATTTGTACCAAAAGTTAAGCCAACAGAACCATCCAAAAAAAATGTCAAGCAAGAGGAAAAATTTGTACCAAAAGTTAAACCAACAGAACCACCATCGCAAAAAAATGATAagccagaggaaaaaattccaccAAAAGTTAAACCAACAGAACCACCATCCAAAAAAAATGTCAAGGAAGAGGAAAAATTTGTACCAAAAGTTAAACCAACAGAACCACCATCCAAAAAAAATGTCAAGGAAGAGGAAAAATTTGTACCAAAAGTTAAACCAACAGAACCACCATCCAAAAAAAATGATAagccagaggaaaaaattccaccAAAAGTTAAACCAACAGAACCACCATCCAAAAAAAATGTCAAGCAAGAGGAAAAAATTCTACCAAAAGTTAAACCGACAGAACCCCTAGAGGAAGAGTTTACTGATACCACCCAATATATTCTGGAGACATTTACTGTTGCACTTACAAAAGCCAAAAGCATGCCTCTTTTGAATGATGAAACAACTCCATTAGTTGATCCAGAGAAGACAACAATGGGAACTGGCGAGAACCTTGATGAAGATGAAACCACCACTTTCACTTATTTAGAACAAACATCAATGAAAGCTAAACAGGACCATGACAAAGATGAAACCACACATGCAGACAAATCGATTACACAGTCAGGAACTTTGATCAATGAGTTTACATCAATACCTACCACATCTGAAAAGTTATCTGTTTTACCAAGCAAAACATATAATAACCAAGTTCATACTACAAATAGTCAAGACACAAGTAGCAAAAAGACTAGCACCAATGAGATACTGATAGAGGATATCACAGCTACCTCATCGATGAAACCACCAGAGACCTCCCCAACCTCAAAACCAGATATATTGCATGATCTTACAACTGGACATGAGGTCACCACTGTAAGGTTATCTTCTTCCTCTTCAAAGCCTGCAGCAGTAACACATATCACAACACCTTTAGAAGAAAAAATCCACGCACAGTCTATAATGAAACAGTGCATGCTTACGATTTTAATTCTTGCTATTGTATGCACCATCTTTATTATTTCAACCATAGCCCTTGCTGCCAAACTTTCAACtatgaaacaaaaaaacaagctaCGGCACCCAATCACTTACACAGAAATGAGATGTATTTCTTCTCTCCTGCCAGATGGTGACCAGCAGAACAAACCACCACCTAAAAGATTGAAGACTTTTACTTCCACCATGGAGGAGAGTGATGGTGATAACACCACTCTCCATAGCTTCCTTCCTGAACATTAAGATAACACAGCGATTGGAAGGCATGGTTCTATCCATCTACTAAGGACACCAATAGTAGATTAGTACCATCGAAGAGACGCTGCATGTTAGAACTGGGGTAGTTTACTATTTCTATTTATAAAAGGCTAGAACAGACATTAGTGATGTGTTAATGCGTCTTCTCAGAATGGACTGAATGAGTCGTCCAGGAATTAACTGATCAGTGTGTTATAGTTTCTTGTGTAAAGACCAGAAAGGGAATCTGTTATTTGCGCCCAAATGCCAAGCTAAGGAAGTACCTAGTCTTGATTTACATGTATGTAAGGAGGAGATCTCCCTGAATAGTCCAGGTAATGACTTCCTGAGAATGGAGGGTGCATGGAAGATGGCTCTGGCTCCAAATGTTTTAAGCTGGATCTTGGTTATGGAAAATGTATCCATGCCTTCTGATCTGAGGGGGCAGCAAGGAGTGTAGGACTTCAATAATTCTTTCATGTAGTTTGGGGCTAAGTAGTGTTAAGCAAATTttaggtaaaaaaatatgcaaatctattctcctggatggaattaggagaacagagtgcactctgtacaccaccctatagagggcagcatccttaacatcatgaacaactcagttataaagtcttttaatcatgatgtggatttaattgccaaatcagtatttctgtcccaaaaggaacagattcccagctatggacagcgctgtttcggcttattgggccatcctcagcacagcgtaggaatactgatttggcagagtgagagattatagaccagggtcaggggacactcgtccacatcagggagagtgtgtgcctacataggcagtacggagacttacaagtcattcttgctccgctagggattatgggtaaaaaatatgcaaatctattctcctggatggaattactttcttagtagtgacagtcttttatcttgatcggttgcaatggacacgaccactaatgcagaaactttctatggtctgggacttgtcaggaactcagccatgattttcttattgtagcagggttatcaggcagggacactacatgtatcagaagatatcccggccacaataaggaaatcatagctagTTTTCTGATCTTAGGAAGTTTCTGCATtgttggtcgtatccattggtcgcatccaaccgatcaagataacaaactgtcaccactaagaaagttagagaaaatctttaaaactctgcagtatttttaattacttatatttgcaaaaatgtttaacttttaattatctacaaattttaaaataattatgtagatgagaatacccctttaagttatgatCCATTTATTGGCAGCCAATGCGGTAAGCAGAGGGTTGATGTTATGGGAACATGTTGCGGCTGTAACTAACCTACAATAGTTGCAGTATTTTGCATTCCTTCATCTGGGAGGGTTACATAAAAGGCATTAAAATAGCCCTGCTGTGAAGTTATGAAGGCATGTAGGGTACCAGTGGGAATACATCTACTGATGGAATAAGGTGTTTCATTCATGAAAAGCTCTTCAGGGAAAAAGAGGTGTTATATGCACAAGTTGCCATGTTTGTGTTTGGCAGGGGTTTAGCTACAGGAGGTGCAAGCAGTAGCAGTCACTATTGGGCCTTGGACCCTGAGGTAGGTTCTAATGgtctctctgccacataaaatacacCACTATTTTAAATGGCACCAACTAGGTAGGGGACCCATAGATGTTTTATTGGGACTCAGAAACTTCACGCTACACCTCTGCTGTTAGATACTTCCCACCCACCAAAAGAACCTCAACTTTGCCTGGGTTAAGTTTTAGCCAGATGAaatttaagggggtgttcacactacctttgtattccgtcagcagtgtccatgtccttgtccatacaagatttggcAACAGACATTAGCTGGTATGTCTGaaacttccattgatttcaatgcaatTTTATCTTGTGTTCATTTGAGTCCTTTATTGTCCGTTTACAATCATATCCATTTTTTCAAGCCaacaacattgaagtctatgggcaacggaaagccatcagttactgtccatttgtgtccgttatgataggtgtccattctGAATGGGAtcctacggtagtgtgaaccctacctaatctATTTTGTAGTTCAATTATGCATAGATTATGATATGCCAGACCGCGGATATGAATTATTGAGTTGAGTTTTGGTAATAAGTTATATCAGATGCCTTTAATTTTATACACGGTTGGACATGTCATTGGTGCAATAAATGCAGCTGCAAAGAGGCCTTATAGGTAAGGGGGCCCAATCTCACCCTAAATTAGCATCATGCTCCCTCTAAAATTGAATATAAACCTCTGAGCTATTAAAATTCATAGCTAACAATTAATGATACATTGTTAGAGAGATGTAAGGGTGGTGCTGTATAAGTTATGGGATAAAAGGTATAAGCGTAAATAGTAAATAGTCTTCtagaaataaaaatctaaaaataaataaaaagtataaaaatatactATTCCAGCACAGGGGCCCTGTACCACATCCACCACTGCTTTTAGAAATACCATGTTGTGGCATAGGGATATTTTTGACCTCCCCTTGAATCCATAAATCCATATGTTATTTCAGATCTAAACGTAATCCAGACGTAAAGCATCATCTGGTAAAGTGAGTAGAGATTGTGTTATTGAATTAGCTTTGTTTGAGAAACAAGTAAagaatatcctatcctatcctatcctattaatattataaatgtgaaagtttgtgagtttgtgggtttgtgtgtttggatgtttgcatgttcggatgtttgttcctcaatcacggaaaaaccgctccaccgatttggctgaaagtttccacaaacatagttaatacacccaattaaacaataggctacttttcgtcacaatagcgcacatacatttgtgccaggacccccacaaaacccaaactcacaccaccatctctgcaatctcacacactttggaccatagcaagccacaaaattcatattgccctctacagcctcgcccctaaccccacacaatctcatatacatatactttaccactt carries:
- the SELPLG gene encoding P-selectin glycoprotein ligand 1 translates to MSFPSTTLLLSLWLSSAIAYKLPLLDVSLLTHDDKAIQKPNNSPFGINYKWEWQSQARMDEGNLKLARLRREALDKKTNKGDVKQEEKFVPKVKPTEPSKKNVKQEEKFVPKVKPTEPPSQKNDKPEEKIPPKVKPTEPPSKKNVKEEEKFVPKVKPTEPPSKKNVKEEEKFVPKVKPTEPPSKKNDKPEEKIPPKVKPTEPPSKKNVKQEEKILPKVKPTEPLEEEFTDTTQYILETFTVALTKAKSMPLLNDETTPLVDPEKTTMGTGENLDEDETTTFTYLEQTSMKAKQDHDKDETTHADKSITQSGTLINEFTSIPTTSEKLSVLPSKTYNNQVHTTNSQDTSSKKTSTNEILIEDITATSSMKPPETSPTSKPDILHDLTTGHEVTTVRLSSSSSKPAAVTHITTPLEEKIHAQSIMKQCMLTILILAIVCTIFIISTIALAAKLSTMKQKNKLRHPITYTEMRCISSLLPDGDQQNKPPPKRLKTFTSTMEESDGDNTTLHSFLPEH